The genomic interval AGTCGGAGTACTCCCTACAAAATATTAAAAGACTATAAACAAGCTATAGCTGATTTAGATCAAGCGATTAAAATCAACCCTAAAGATGCTGAATACTACAGCTTTCGGGCTGATGTCTACAAAGACTTAGAAGACTATAAACAGGCGATAGCTGATTTCACTCAAGCCATTAAACTTGACCCTAAAAATTCCTCCTACTACTTCGCACGGGGTCTTACCTACTCATATGATTTAAAAGACTATAGACAGGCAATAGCAGATTACACTCAAGCAATTAAATTTAAACCTGAAGAGGTCTTATTCTATAACAACCGGGGTGATGCTTACTCTGAGTTACAAGAGTATAAACAGGCGATTGATGATTACACTCAAGCAATAAAGATTGAACCTGAGAATGCCTTCTACGTCATCAATAACCCCTACAGCAGTCGTGGTTTTGCTCACTTTCACTTAAAAGAGTACAAACAGGCAATTGATGACTATAATAAAGCAATTAAAATTGCACCTAAAAATCCTGGACACTACTTGATACGGGGTCTTGCTTACGGTGAATTAAAAGACTACAAACAGGCGATTGATGACTTTAATAAAGCCATTCAATTTAATCCAGAATTCCCTGAAGCCTACTACACCCGGGGTATTGCCTACTATTTATCAAAAAACTATCAACAAGCAATAAATGATTGGACTCAAGCTATTAAATTCAAACCTGAATATCCTGAAGCATACACCAATTTAGGCATAGTTCGCTATGAAATGGGAGAAGTAGAAACAGCAATTAATCATTGGCGAAATGCGGTAAAAATAAATAGCAATTTTGCAGAAGCCCATTTAGCTTTAGGTGTAGCTTTGTACGCTAAAGGTGATAAAGAAGCGGGTTTAAAATCGGGAGAAACGGCATTAAAATTAGATAAAATTTATGGAAAGATAGAGTTTTTGAAAGAAAATGGTTGGGGTGAAAAGTTGATAAAAGATAGTCAGGAGCTTTTGAATAATCCCAGGATGAAAAGTTTGATTTAACGTGAGTTTAAGGGATATTAAAAACCCCTCTCCAAACCTCTCCCCTGCAAGGAGAGAGGCTTTGAAAGTCTGATTTTTCTGTAAACCAGGATTTTTGCCCCTCTCCGATGCGGAGAGGGGTTGGGGAGAGGTTCATGAAAATCACACGTTAACTTAAAGCTGTCCTAAACCGCCTCTTTTTTTCAGAACATCTAATCAACCTTATACCTAGCTAATAATTCCTCACGGGAAAGATTAAGTAACAACTGAGTTCTTTCTGTGAGAGAAAGTTCCATCATCGGAGTCGCAATAGCAGATAACTCATCATCTAAATTACCAAAACGCACTGTTAGTAAACTCTCTATCATCAAACGCTGTCCGTCTTTTTGTCCTTCTTGTTTCCATTCTTCCCGTTGTTTCAGATATGCTGGTGATAAACTCATAATTAACTCCTTTACCTCTTCATCATTGACATCACTATTCAATTCTAAATTTTTTCGCCAAGATGCGAAAATTTCCACCAGTCTGTTCCATTTATCATTCTTTTTTGAGAGTTGAACTACTTCGGTAATAGCTTCCGTTTGAGTTCTGCCTTTTCCTAGTACCCTTAACCATAGTGTATCCTCTGTCATGGGTAATTGGTTAATGGCAACAATGGCAGTTTTATAAGCTTTTGGGAGAAAATATACTCCTTTTTCCCAGTTATCTTTTGCTTTTCCTCCAAAACTGTTGAGGATTTTTTCAGAACAGGTTGGTGTTAAAATCCATAAACAAGGTAATTCTTCTTCAGATAAAGAACGTTTTTCTCTTTTCGCTTGTCTTAACAATTCACCTTGAACGCTATACAATTTTAACAAACAACTCCTAATTTCTATTTCATTAGGTGCATTACGGTAAGGTTCAAATAGACAGCTTGTAACCGCCATTTTTCCTAATAATCCTAACTCTGAATTTTCAGATTTTGTGGTTGGAATAAACCAAACATCAATTTATTGAACTTCGCTTTTTACATCTTTGCTAGTTGTGACATTACCTAGAGGTGTTAATATTTCCTCTAGATACTCTTTTGCTAGTTGGTCATGGGGTTGTCGTGTCATGAAATTGATTAAGATACTGGCATTTATTAAATTTATTAGTTTATATCTAGTTTAACTTAATATGGTTTGAATTGGTAGGAGGTTAGCAATTCTAAACCCCTACAAAAATTTATCTGTATCAGGATTTTCGTTAATTTGTATCACCCTAGTTATCAAAATGTTCAAACTTAAATTATCTAGTTTTGTTAATATTATTAATCATCATAAAGTTAAGTTGTTAATAAAGTTAAGTAATCTAAAAAAAACAAAGATTTAATCTTGACATCTCTCTAGAAAAGAGAATAAAATGTATTCAAACAAGAATATAAAAATACCTGCTAAATATCTTGCAGGAGAAAATATGCTGTTTAGTCCAGCTAACTTACCTTATTGGATTTTCCTAATCACGGGAATATTGCTTTTTTTGTTCATGATTTTTATAGGAGGGGGAGAAGCAGAATTAGATGCTGATGCAGATTTAGATGTGGAAACTGACAGCGAAGTGAGCTTTGGAAACTTTCTCGGATGGGCAGGTATTGGTAAAGCTCCATTGTTGTTATTGTTGGCAACAGATTTAAGTCTGTGGGGTGTTATTGGTTGGATGTTCAATGTTTGGTTTGGTGGCATTGCTCAAAATCTAAAAGTTCCTTTCATCGAGATTATTATCTTGTTGGTTTCCCTATTTATAAGTTTATTTATAGGTAGATTGATAGCTGAACCAATTGGTAAAATGTTTGCTGAATTTAGTGAAGATGCAAGTAGCGATCGCCTAGTAGGTTGCATTGGTACTGTTACTTCTGTCTATATTCCTACGGAAAATCTAGGCAAAATTGGTCAGGTAGATATTCTCGATCCAAAAGGTAATTTTTTGACTATTAATGCTGTTATTCCAGATTGGGCAACTATCGCACCACAACGGGGAGAGAAAGTGATAGTAATTGAAATTAAACAGCAACTTTATTTAGTGATTACTAAAGACAGTGTAGATGAAGAACATTGGTTAAATAGCTCAAACTCTAAAAATTAAAGTTAGTTCAAGGAAAAGAATATGCTTTTTTGGCTGACATTTATCCAGGCTCTACCAACTGTTAATGTACCGGAAATATCATCATTTAAGGGACAATCAAAGCAGGAATATACAACATCAATTAATCCCGCATTTCCACTGACAACACAGCCGACTTTAGCCCAAATAAATGGGGGAATAGTATTTCCTGGGATTGTTGTTACTTTAGTTTTACTGCTGCTATTAAGCTTGTTTGCTTATACCAGAGTTTATGTAGTCACACCCAACAACGAAGCTTTTGTGAGGACGGGGGGACTATTTACTAAAAAGAAAGCGGTAATTCTCTATGGTGGTTGCATTGTTTTACCGGGATTTCATCAATTAACAAGAGTACCTTTGAGGGAAATTTCTATTGATGTAGAACGCACTGGAAAAATGGCTGTGCGTACCAAAGATTATCTGAGAGCAGATATCAGAGTTACTTTTTATGTATGTATTAATGCCTCAGAAGATGATGTTTTGACTGCTGCTGCCAGACTATCACAAAATGGTACAAAAATTAATCCTGAAGACATCAAAAATGCTTTAGAAAAAAGAGCAGATGACGCAATTAGAGCCGCAGCTAAAACCAAGGATTTAGCAGAAATTGATTCTGATAAATTGGGGTTTGCTCAGGAAGTTTTAAACTTGGTGGGTACAGATTTGAAGAAAGTGGGATTAACACTAAATAATATTGCCATTTCGGAAATATTAGAAAGTGTTACCTATGATCCTGATAATTTCTTTGATGCTCAAGGTGTACGTTTGCGAACGGAAATTATTCAACGTTCAGTGCAACAAAAACGGGAAGTTGAATTATCAGCACAGGTGACAATTGAGCAGAAAGAATTGGATGCTCAAAAAAGATCATTGCAAATTGCCCAAGAGCAAGAAAGTGCTAAACTATCTCAAAAGCTGCAAGTAGAAGCACTAAAAGCACAGCGAGAAAGGGAAATTCAAGAGTCTAAAGATAGAGAAGCTGCAACGGTACAACGTACCAAAATTTTGCAAGAAAAATCAGTGGAAGAGGAAGAAATTCGCAGAAAGTTATCCCTCCAACAAAGCCAAATTGAAGCTGATATTGCTTTAGAAGAACGGAATAAACAATTAAAAGTAGCGCAAGCATTGCAAAAACAAGAAGCAGAATTAGCAGAAATTATTCGTCAACAAAGTGTACAATCTGGAAAGTTGAAAGCACAAGTACAGATAGCTGAATCAGAAAGAGTCGCAAGATTAGCTCAAGAAGATGTGGCCATAGCAATTGCTAACAAAAAACGTGAAAGCTTTGTTGCACAAGCAGAACAAGCTAAAGCCGAAGAATCTGTAAAAACAGCCGGTGAAGTCGAAAAAGCTGAACGTACCAAACGCTTATCTATTATAGCCGCAGAAAGGGAAGCTCAAGAACGGAGTATCAGCGATCGCAACGTTGTCGAAATCGACGCTTTCCGTCGTCGTCGTCAAGCAGAAATTGCCCAAGAAGCAGCCGAATTAGAAGCAGAAGCAATTCGTACTCTCGCAGATGCTAACCGTGATAAAGCCTTAGCTGAAGCAGAAGGTATTCAAGCTAAAATTGCGGCCGAAAATACTATTAGCAATGCTAACTTAAGTGCGAAAATTCTCACAACTATCTGGCCAGAATTAGCGGATAAACTACCAGAAATTGTCACTGCTTTAGCACCACAACCAGGAGTTTTAGGAGATACTCGCATTTATTCCTTCCCCGGTGCAAATGGTAGTAATGGCAGTCAAGATATTAACAAGTTGCTATTATCTACTAGCGGACTTTCCTTAATTAATACCTTGTTAGATGAAGGTAAATTAGGAGACTTAATTGGGCAAGTTAGTCAAATGGTGCGTAGTAATAACTCAGTCAGTCCACCCAGTCTGAATCACCAAGACAAAGAAAGTAATTAATAATTACTAATTCATAATTCGTAATCGAAATAAATTATGAATTATGAATTATGAATTTTCAAACAGTAGCTTTTTCTTGCACTAAAACGTAAGGTTCAACAATTAGAGCATTAAACCGCTTGGTGCGATCGCTATTCCATTCTCCTAACTGTTCTGGTGTGGGTTTGGCCAGCAACTGTTCATCAATCCAATTTTGGACAGAGGGCATATTATCACTAGCGATCGCTTCTCCCACATCCAGCAAATCTAACCCATCCGCTACCACAATGATCGCATCCCTTTGTGCATGGGGAATTAGCCAATCCCATTCCGCTTCATCCAAGTTTTCTTTTAAAGCATCTTTTAAATCTGACATAATTCATCGATGATATTCTTATAATTTTCATTTTATATGATTTATCAACTTGAGTAAACTAATTCGTAATTCATATTCCAAAACCCTTCCAAATACCAATGGCACACACTAATTTTGAGCGCGGATACACAGATGCTTGAGTTCTTATCTCCCATCATCCATGACTAATGACTAAATCTCTGATTTCATTTCTTCGATTTCTAACAAAGATACAATAATACCTGTGATGGGAATAGATATAAAAATACCCAATAAACCAGCAATTCTAGCACCCAATAGTATAGCCAAAAAAACCACAACAGGATTAAGATTTAATGTACCTTGCATCACTCGTGGGGCAATTAAATTATCTTGAATTTGCTGGAGAATAATACACGTACCCAATACCTTGAATGCTAACCAGACATCCTGGGATAAAATGATTAAACTAACTATACTAATTCCTAAAGTTGCCCCAATACCAGGAATAATATCAATTAGACCCACTATAACTGCCAGTAGCAAAGCAAAAGGCACATTTAATAATATAAAAACTAAAAACGTGGAAGTTGTGAGAAATAAAGTTAATAATAATTGCGCTCTAAAAAATCCTAAAAAATTACGTTTGATTACTTTAGTAACTCTACCGCGTTGCTTCTGGGGTATGATTTTGAGCATCAATTTCCACAGCTTTTCGCCATCAAGTAACATGAAGAAAGCCACAACGGCAATTAAGATAAAAGTAATAAAATTAGTGAGTACTGCTTGTAAAATAGCCAAACTTGTAACTAGAGTTGATACAGCTTGATCGCGTATTTGTGTTTCAATAGCACTCAAGTCTATCTGAAGATTTCGGGATTGTAAAAATTTTTCTATTTGCTCTATTAAAGGTACTAAAGAATTTAAAAAAACTGTAATACTATCTACTAATTGTTGACCCTGGGATAAAACTGCTAAACTTACAGTAATAGCTATACCTCCCAGAATAAATATGCTCACCAAGAAAACAACAATAACTGCTAACCCGTGAGGTAAAAACCTTTGTAACCATTTGACAGGATAGCTAAGTAAAAAGGCCAAAATAGTAGCAAATGTGAAAATCACAATTACCAATTGAAAATAATCTAGCAGTTGTATAATTACCCAACCACAAGCAATTAAAAGTAAAAATCGGACTAATGCTAAACTATTGAGACGCTGCAATAAATTTCTGGCTTCAAAGCCACTCGTATCAATTTTTGATTCTTGATTTTGGCTTGTCAAAATATTCACAAAATAAGCTTTTAGAAACTTTGTCTGTGGCAATCATTTTCTCAATGGCTAATACCATTTCTATAAAGAAATGCGCCTAATGATTAACGTAAAGGTGGGCTTTGTCTATATAAACCCAGATTTATGTTATGTTCGCGTAGCGTGCTGTAGGCATGGGTAGAATTATAGTGGTGAAGTTCAATCAAATATATACTATTACCGAATTGTTCGCTACATCCTTAAAGCATATTCCTTAGTAGATAAATTTTGTCGGCACTTTTACAATTTATGATCCAAAATCTAAACTTGCTATTATCTATCGTCCTAAATCGTGCATTTCATTAATCACAGTCGCACATTTTTGTGTCATTGCTTCTAATTCTGGTTTACTAGTAGAAGTAGGAGCATCAATTAGTTTACCAATTCTGACAGTAATGGGAACTGCACGGGGAAGAGATGAACCTGGTTGTAAAATCTTGTCAGTACCCCATAAACTCACGGGTAAAAAAGGTACTTTGGCCTTAGCTGCTATTAGTGCTGCGCCTTTTTTGGGGTCAGTAATGCGACCGTCGGGGGTACGAGTACCTTCTAAAAATACACCCACAGCCCAACCATGATCAAGACATTCTAGAGCCGCACGAATAGCAGCACGGTCAGCACTACCCCGACTGACGGGATAAGCACCGTATAGTTTAATAGCTTGTGCTAAAACTGGGACTTTAAACAATTCTTCCTTAGCCATATACGCGACTGGACGACGTACACAATTAGAAACAATTGGAGGGTCAAAGTAACTTGCATGATTGCTAACTACTAGCACTGGACTGGTTTGGGGGACATTTTCCACGCCATAAATCTTCACACGGAAATAAGTGTGAAGTATGGGACTAACCACTGACCACTTGAAAGCCTGGTAAAGTGCCAAACTAATTAAAGGTTCGCGTTCTCTGGTCACGGAAGATAATTCAAATGAGACTAAAATTTAGCATACAGTAGAAGTGGATTAAATCACTAATAAGGAATCAAAAGGGAACAGGGAAAGGGCAACAGGGAACAGGGCAAGCCCCATCATTAAAATTAGGGCATTTGAAACGGACGTATTTTTGAAGCACTAAGTGTCTTTCGACAAATGTTTTTACCTCTTTGCGCTATCACTTCAAGAAGAAAAATTTTGATATTTAAGATACATCCGCAGGTAGAGAATATTCACAGCGAACGCCAATAGCCTATATATTAAACCACCAATTATATAGAGGTTAGGTTATGGCAGTATCTGCGATTGATATTTCCAGAAGTCTCAGTGGCATAGATTTTCCTGCAAATAAAGAGGATTTGGTCAGCCATGCCAGAGATAAAAATGCCAGCAAGGAGGTAATCGACGTTCTCCAACAAATGCCAGAGCGTGAATATGAAAACATGGCAGATGTGGAACACGAATTTGGTCAAGTTAGATAATTTTGAATGTTTTTGTTTTCTTGTCTGTCTACTTCATTAGACATCGACCAAAATTAAATTTGCCTTTTTTAGAAACCTTGTGGAGACGTTCCATGGAACGTCTCTACATTATGCTTCACTAGATGTCTATTGAATTATTTTTTGCTATTATTTCTCTTTTAATTGTGAATTAATTAATCATCAACAGGTAACTCCCCAGTATTACGAATATTCTCCAACTTCAAGCCAGAGGCAGTACGTTTAATCAAACCAGTTAAAACGTTGCCAGGTCCAATTTCTACTACTTTCTCAATCCCATGTTCTGGTAATTGCAAAGCAATTTCTCGCCAACGCACTGAACCAGTCATTTGTTGAGTTAAACGCTGCTTTAAAATGTCTGCATCAACTTCAGGAACTGGATCTACATTTGATGCAACGGGAACAACAGCTGTTTGAAAAACTGTTGCATCTAAAATTTCTTGAAATTCCTGTGATGCTGCTGCCATTAAATGTGAGTGAAAAGCACCGGAAACTTTGAGAGGCACAGCACGTTTAGCTTTCACTTGGGACATTACAGCTTGTACACCTTCAGGAGTCCCCGAAATAACAACTTGTGCTGAACTGTTATCATTTGCTAACACGACATCCGGTGTTTCGGAAATCACTTGGTCTAATTGTTCCCGGTCAAAATTGAGTAATGCAGCCATCATCCCACCAGCAGCATTATCCATAATTTCTGCGCGGCGTTTGACTAAGTGTAAACCAGTAGACCAGTCAAAAACACCAGCAGCATAAAGAGCAATATATTCTCCTAAACTGTGACCGGCGACTAAATTTGGTTCTTGTCCCCGTTCCCGCAATAAATCAACGAGAATACTTTCTATCACATATAAACAGGGCTGTGTGTAAAGTGTGCGTGATAATCTTTCTTCGTCATTTTGACAAATTTCGCTCACAGACCAGCCCAAAATTGCCTCAGCTTGGTCGAATTTTGCTTTGGCAGATGGTATATCTAGTAGATCCATTCCCATGCCCAAGGCTTGCGAACCTTGTCCGGGAAACACCCATGCAGTTTTAGTCATTTGTCCTTAGTAATTAGTAATTAGTCATTGGTAATAGGGAAAAATACAATTTATTACCCAGCCCCCAGTCCCCAGTCCCCAGTCCCCAGTAACCTATCTTCCCCATTGAAAAATTGCTGCACCCCAGGTTAAGCCTGCGCCAAAGCCAGAGGTGGCAATGATATCATTAGGTTTGATTTTGCCTTGCCTTACTGCTTCATCTAATGCCAAGGGGATGGAAGCAGCGGAGGTGTTTCCATAATGAGCAACATTACTAATTACTTTATGTTCAGGAATATTTAAGCGTTCAGCCACGGAATTGATAATACGCTGATTTGCTTGATGTAAAATTAACCAATCTATTTTATCTACACTCAGATGAGCCTCAAATAAAGCTTTGTCTATGACTTCTGGCACTTTCTGAACGGCAAAGCGATAAACTTCTTTACCGTTCATGCTGATGGGTTGATAAGTGCCTGTAGGTACATGAATATTTGGTGTCACTTGTTGAGTAGTACCTTGATAAGCCAAGTTGAGATAATGGTTTTGAGTTCCATCGCTTTTTAGGGAAAATCCCAATAAGCGATCGCTCTTATTCGCTTGCAAAACCACTGCCCCAGCACCATCACCGAACAATACACAAGTGCGGCGATCTTGCCAATCTACCCAACGAGATAGGATATCTCCCCCGATCAATAGTACATTTTGGTAAACACCTGTTCTGATATATTGGGCTGCTGTGACTAGTCCAAACACGAAACCAGAACAGGCGGCTGTTAAATCAAAGGCCACTGCTTTGATTGCCCCTAATTCAGCTTGAACTCGACAAGCACTACCAAATAAGTCATCTGGGGTAGAAGTTGCCAGCAAAATTAAATCAATATCCTCTGCTTTAATTCCTGCTGCTGCAAGAGCCTGTTTACTAGCATCCGTTGCCAGTGTAGTCAATGATTCAGGCGGTAATGCTAACTGCCGTTGACTAATTCCTGTTCTTGTGGTAATCCACTCGTCTGAAGTCTCAACGAGTTCCGTTAGTAACTGGTTATCCAAGGGAGTTGCTGGTACTGCCGAGCCACTCCCTGTTATTGCTATGCCATTGTTGAATAAATTCTGCACTCCTAATCTCCCCATTTGTCAGTTGTCAGTTGTCAGTTGTCAGTTGTCAGTTGTCTTTTATTCAGCAGAAATAACCAATAACTAGGTACTAATAATGACCGATGACTAATGACAAATGACGATGGCTATTCGCGTAGCGTTTCGGAGAGAAGGCTAATCGCTTTCGCTCTGTAGGATTTGATATTGTGACTGTAGTCTTTGTAATACTTGATTATCTACAGCTTCTTTGGCCATGCGAATAGCACTAAAAATAGAAGGTGCTTGGGAACTACCATGACCAATAAAACAGATTCCGTTTACGCCTAACAGCAAAGCCCCACCATGTTCTGCGTGATCCATCCGCTGTTTAACACGCTTGAGGTTGGGTTTTAAGATTGCTGTGCCGATTTGTCCATGTAGCCCTTGGGGTAATTCTTCCCGCAGAATTTGCAGAATTACTCCTCCGACTGCTTCGGCAAATTTTAATAACACATTACCGACAAAACCATCACAGACGATCACATCAAATTCACCAGATAAGACATCACGACCTTCCGCGTTGCCACTAAAGTTAATTTGGGTATTTTCTCGTAATAATTGATAGGCACGGAGGGCTGCTTCATTACCTTTGGTATCTTCTTCACCTATATTCAATAATCCTATTTTGGGTTCAGGCATCCCCAATACATACTGACTATAAATCGAACCCATCACCGCAAACTGCTCTAAAAATTTAGGACGACAGTCTACATTAGCGCCAACATCAAGTATTAATACTGGCTTGCCTGCTTTGATGGTGGGGAATACTGTCCCAATTGCCGGGCGGTCAATTCCTGGTAGTCTACCTAAACGTAGCAAAGCGGATGCCATTGCTGCGCCAGAGTGACCAGCAGAAAATATAGCATCTGCCTGATTATTTTTAACTAAATCCATCGCTACATTAATGGAAGCCTTACGCTTTTTTCTAACTGCGTTTAAAGGCTCTTCATCCATAGCGATCGCTTCCTCAGCAGGAACAATCTCCAATCCCGCCATATTTGTTTTTGGCGGTATGACAGCTTCAATTTGTTGGAGATCACCCACCAACAAGATTTTCACACCCAATTCTTCCTTCGCTCGCAGTGCGCCAGCGACGATTTCAGCGGGTGCGTAATCGCCTCCCATAGCATCAATTGCGATCCTTACACCAGTCGATCCCATTGCTCCTAGCTCAAAGAAACCTTACAAATTTTATCAGATTGCAATACTCAACAATTAAAAATTCTCAAAAAAAGCTTAAGAAGCTGGACCTTTCCTGCAACTAAGCGCAGTATGTAAACATCTATATATTAAGACTCGCTTATTAAAAGCCATAAAGCAGTTGGTTAATATAGAGGATATTGAAAAATAATTCAGTAATTACACTAGCTTACAGAATAAAAACGTTACTGTCAAGTATTTCTTTATAGCGTTTTGTGATGAAAATTGGCTTGCTTTTATGATTGTAGAGACTTTACATCTAACGTCTTTAGGACTTACGCAAGATTGAACTCAAAACCTGATTCTTGCGTAGGGGTAATTCATGGAGCTTGCTTGCCCGTTGCGGTATTACCCCTACTTCCGTTCTGTTTTGCGTAAGTTCTGGTCTTTACAAGCTGGCTGCTTGTTTTTTTCAATTATAGCAGTGGACAAGGCAGTTAGGACTTTCTTGAAAGCTAAAACTCAGTGATGGCAAGGGTTTTACTTTTGCCTGATACCTCTTTCCTTCTGCTATATCTGTCAGAAACTAGAAATACCATCAAAAAAAGGCTCTGTCTCTGGTATCACCCAAAGCAGAACCTTCCATAATTCAGCACTTACGCACGATGTGGCTGAAAACCCTATTTTTGCGTAGGGGCAATTCATGTAGCTTGCTTCCCGAAGGGTATTGCCCCTACTGTCGTGACCTTTTGCGTAAGTCCTATAATTTATAAAACCGAAAAAACTAACTCAGTACCCAATTAACCAGTGTTCTCACACCAAAACCAGTAGCACCAGCACCGTTGTAACCATTTTCCTTATCAGCCCAAACTGGGCCTGCAATATCTAGATGCGCCCACGGGGTATCCTTAACAAACTGCTTCAGGAACAAAGCCGCCGTAATAGAACCACCATAACGGGGTCCGGTATTTTTCATATCCGCGATACCAGATTTTAACCCGTCAAAATATTTCTCTTCCATCGGCAGCCGCCAAATTTTCTCACCAGCTGTTTCCGAAGCTGTTTGCAATTGGGAAGCTACAGCATCATCGGGAGTAAATAAACCGGCGATATCATCACCCAAAGCCACCACACAAGCACCTGTGAGAGTGGCTAAATCAACGATCGCATCTACACCTAATTTATCAGCATATACCAACGCATCAGCCAAGGTTAAACGCCCTTCTGCGTCGGTGTTGTTGACTTCGATTGTTTTGCCATTAGAAGCTGTAAGGACATCTCCTGGGTGCATAGCCTTACCGCTAATCATGTTTTCGGTGACGGCTGAGATAAAGTGAACCTCTACATCTGGTTTTAACTGCCCAATGGCTTTGGCCGCACCGAGAGTGGCCGCAGCACCACCCATGTCAATTTTCATGGTTTCAATCCCGCTACCAGCGCCTTTGATGTTCAAACCACCGGAGTCGAAGGTTAAACCTTTACCAATAATGGCTAATTTGCGTCTGGGTGCGGTTTCTGGTTTGTAGATGAGGTGAATAAATTTTGGTGGCAAGTCGGAAGCTTGGGCAACTCCTAAAAATGCACCCATGCCTAATTTTTCACATTCTGCTTGTTCCAGAATTTCCAGTTGCAAACCGTGATCTTTAGCTATGGCTTGGGCTGTTTGTGCCATAGTAATCGGTGTCACCGCATTAGCTGGGGCTGCTACTAACTGCCTAGCCAAAATTACCCCAGAAACAATTTGTTCAGCACGGGTAATAGCTGCTTCTTGTCCCGCTAGTCCCAGTAAATCAATAGTTTCGATTTGGGGATTTT from Anabaena sphaerica FACHB-251 carries:
- the fabD gene encoding ACP S-malonyltransferase, which produces MTKTAWVFPGQGSQALGMGMDLLDIPSAKAKFDQAEAILGWSVSEICQNDEERLSRTLYTQPCLYVIESILVDLLRERGQEPNLVAGHSLGEYIALYAAGVFDWSTGLHLVKRRAEIMDNAAGGMMAALLNFDREQLDQVISETPDVVLANDNSSAQVVISGTPEGVQAVMSQVKAKRAVPLKVSGAFHSHLMAAASQEFQEILDATVFQTAVVPVASNVDPVPEVDADILKQRLTQQMTGSVRWREIALQLPEHGIEKVVEIGPGNVLTGLIKRTASGLKLENIRNTGELPVDD
- a CDS encoding beta-ketoacyl-ACP synthase III — protein: MGRLGVQNLFNNGIAITGSGSAVPATPLDNQLLTELVETSDEWITTRTGISQRQLALPPESLTTLATDASKQALAAAGIKAEDIDLILLATSTPDDLFGSACRVQAELGAIKAVAFDLTAACSGFVFGLVTAAQYIRTGVYQNVLLIGGDILSRWVDWQDRRTCVLFGDGAGAVVLQANKSDRLLGFSLKSDGTQNHYLNLAYQGTTQQVTPNIHVPTGTYQPISMNGKEVYRFAVQKVPEVIDKALFEAHLSVDKIDWLILHQANQRIINSVAERLNIPEHKVISNVAHYGNTSAASIPLALDEAVRQGKIKPNDIIATSGFGAGLTWGAAIFQWGR
- the plsX gene encoding phosphate acyltransferase PlsX, which gives rise to MGSTGVRIAIDAMGGDYAPAEIVAGALRAKEELGVKILLVGDLQQIEAVIPPKTNMAGLEIVPAEEAIAMDEEPLNAVRKKRKASINVAMDLVKNNQADAIFSAGHSGAAMASALLRLGRLPGIDRPAIGTVFPTIKAGKPVLILDVGANVDCRPKFLEQFAVMGSIYSQYVLGMPEPKIGLLNIGEEDTKGNEAALRAYQLLRENTQINFSGNAEGRDVLSGEFDVIVCDGFVGNVLLKFAEAVGGVILQILREELPQGLHGQIGTAILKPNLKRVKQRMDHAEHGGALLLGVNGICFIGHGSSQAPSIFSAIRMAKEAVDNQVLQRLQSQYQILQSESD
- a CDS encoding leucyl aminopeptidase, producing the protein MTIQPTNTALLDWSGDTLAVGLFEDAVELTGDLATLNEKSGGIFQEIIAEEEFTGKANSTVVIRVGASHPVRKVILVGLGKPEALKLETLRRVAATVARTAKKQKTKTLAISLPVYNNDPAGTAQAIAEGTQLALYQDTRFKSEPEDKNPQIETIDLLGLAGQEAAITRAEQIVSGVILARQLVAAPANAVTPITMAQTAQAIAKDHGLQLEILEQAECEKLGMGAFLGVAQASDLPPKFIHLIYKPETAPRRKLAIIGKGLTFDSGGLNIKGAGSGIETMKIDMGGAAATLGAAKAIGQLKPDVEVHFISAVTENMISGKAMHPGDVLTASNGKTIEVNNTDAEGRLTLADALVYADKLGVDAIVDLATLTGACVVALGDDIAGLFTPDDAVASQLQTASETAGEKIWRLPMEEKYFDGLKSGIADMKNTGPRYGGSITAALFLKQFVKDTPWAHLDIAGPVWADKENGYNGAGATGFGVRTLVNWVLS